GGGATCACCAGACCTTCGATGCGTCGCAGCGTCTCGGGGTCGGAGACCGTGGCCCCGCTGTCGTCGCGGTAACCGAACCCGCGACCACGCCGGATCCGCTGCAGACCCGGCCCCCCGACGGAGCTGTGGCGCAGTCTCATCGGAACCGTCGTCCTGGTTTAGCCACCGGACGAGGATGGGTACGAGGCAAACATGGCATTGTCAGGGCATTCCGGTAGCGGAGAGGAGAATGTCTGCCGGCCAAGTTCCGGTGGCAAACCTGATGACCGCGGGCCCAGTCGTAGACCGGGCCCGTCGTTGACTGTGTTGCACGGGCGGCGAATACCCCGCTGGGGCGCAGGTCACACGCGCGGACCCCGAGCTGTCGAACTACGGGTGCCGGCCCGCGCCGACGCGCTGGCCGTGGTGCGAGCGATGACGGGCACCTTGGCCAGCTATGAGGAGCTGGATCGGGAAACGGCTGCCGACCTGGCATTGGCGGTGGATGAGGCCTGCACGGTGCTGATCGGTATGGCCGCTGCCGACGCCCCATTGGTGCTTGTCGAAGATCCACGCGCCCGCGAGGTGAACGTGCGGGTTTCGACGATCTGCGAGGGAGCCGAGCCCGAAGGTGTCGAGCCCGGCTCCGCCGGATTCACGCTGAGCGGCTTCAGCCGCCGGGTCCTGGAGGCGCTGACGGACAAGGTTCGGACCTTCGCCGACGACATCGACTCCGAGGAAACCGGCAGCCGCAGCCCGGCGTTCGGTATCTCGCTGACCATCCGGCGGCGATGGGCGCCGGCCCGCGTTTAGCGCCGGCCGCGGTCCAGGTCCACCAACTGAAGTTGCCTCGGCTGGTTACGCAGCTTCGCGAGCGCCGACGGCAGACCGGTGGAGGTCGGCAAGGCCCGCTCCGGGTCGCAGATTCGCAGCACTCTGGACACCGCGGGGCTGGGGATCAGGACCCAATCGATGTTCGCGCCGGCACATTGCACGTTGAGAGTGTGTAGGCAGGCGAAGCAGCAGGCGCCGAAGAACTCGACGGCACGCATGTCCAGCACGAGCTGGCCGCTCGGCCTGGTGTTCCGGAGGCTGCATTCGGTCAGCTCGGCGGCGTTTGACGCGTCCAACTCACCACGGACGCTGATGACTTCCGTGGCAGGCCACAGCCACCTGGTGCCGAACTGCGCGTGGGTGTGGTCGCCGAGAGGCGGTGAGGTCGATCTCGCGACACTTATTGTCTGCACTTTGTGACTCCCTCAGTAGAAATACTGCGGTCCCGTCACGCTCAGGTTCTGTGGGCTCAAACCCCTAGGTGCAGGGAGTCTCACGACCCTGCACCCGTTGACGATTCCGGGGCGGCTGTGAACTCAACCTGCATTGGACTCTACGCCGGACGATGAGCACGAACAATGATCATGGACACCGGCATCACCACTCCTGCCCCGTCAGCCCCAGCAGTTCCGCTGGAAACGCAGGGAAACAGGTACCGCTGACGGCTCAATTCCTTTGGCGGACAAGCTGTGCGGTTGGCGGCGGGTTTGACCTGCACTTCGGCCGGGTATTCGCCCGCCATGAGACTCGGTGGATTGTTCGGAACGCTTGTGCTCATCTGGCTGCTGATCGGCGTCGTGGCCGCCTGGCAGCGCGACTATTTCCAGGGCGGATCAACCAACTGCGCGACCGCCGGCGCCATAGCGCTGACGGTTCTCGCCGGACCGCTGAACTATGCGGGCGTCAATCCGAAGGTAGACGAGTGCCGTTTGCCGCAACCCAGTGCGATGGACTCCATCGCCGTCGTGAAATGAGGTCGTCATGATTCTGCTCGGCGCGATCCTGCTCATCCTGGGCTTGGTCCTGGACGTCTACCTGCTCTGGGTGGTCGGCGTGATCCTGCTGGTGATCGGTGCGGTCTTCTGGCTGCTCGGCGCCATCGGGCGCCCGGTGGCCGGCCGGCGGAGCTGGTACTGACGCGGACCATCGACCACAACACCCACATCACTGACACGGGAGGTGCATGATGCCGAATCCTTCGATCAAAGACGAGAAGCTCTATGAGGAGTTGCGCGAAGAAGGAAATTCCAAGGAGAAGGCCGCGCGGATCTCCAACGCCGCTGCCGCCAAGGGGCGTTCGAGCGTCGGGCGTTCCGGCGGAGAGTCCGGTTCGTATGACGACTGGACTGTCGATCATCTGCGCAGCCGGGCGAAAGAGCTTGGCATCAAAGGGTATTCCGACAAGAACAAGCGCGAGCTGATCGGCATGCTACGACATCATTGACCGGAAACCACTGACCGCCGAAGGGCAGATGACCCTGGAATGGCCCCGCGACCGCCAGCGGGGCCATTCTCTGCGTAGCCGTCGACTGTCCGGAGCGGTAGGCGATCTGGTGGTTTCCTCGCCAGAGCCGTCTCGGAGATCTACCGTGGAAGAAGCCCATAAGGCAATGGGGCGAGAAGTGGCGGGAAGGAGCAGCCATGCACGGCCCAAAAGATCCAGTTGACCATGCCCGGACGACACGGCCGCATGCCGGCGAGTCCATGAAAGACAACGTCATCATGCCCGCGATCGTCTTGATCCTCGTGTCGGTGGTGCTTTTCGTCGGCACCTTGGCCGCGTTCGCAACCGGCCACCCCGATGTCGGGTTGACCGTGGGTGCGCTGTCGGCGGCCGGCTTCCTCATCGGGGCGATGTGGCTCGCGCTCGAGCACCTGCGGGTACGCCGCATCGAGGACCGCTGGTACTCGGATCATCCCGGAGTGCTCAAGCAGCGGCCCAGCAGCTGAGCCCTCCCGCGCACGACCCGGCCGCCATGCGGCCGGGTTCGTCGCTTGCCGACGCCCGGGAGCGGGGTTCCAGGACTCAGAACGTCAGGGCCAGGATCGCGAAATCGATTGCCAGCAGTGCTAATCCGACCAGGGGGACCAGTATTCCCCAGCGCAGCCGCGAGGTGAAGATCGACAGGGCGAGGGTCACCACGGGCACCACGGGCGCACCATAGAACAGAATCCCGAACCAGAATTCCCCCGGCCCCTTGTCGGCGCAGGCCTGCCCGGTGCAACCGGCCATGCCCATCACCACGCCCATGCCGTACAGGAATACCAGAATGGCCGCGGGCACCGTCAGAATGGCAAGCACCCACGTCAGGGAC
The genomic region above belongs to Mycolicibacterium sp. HK-90 and contains:
- the usfY gene encoding protein UsfY, whose protein sequence is MHGPKDPVDHARTTRPHAGESMKDNVIMPAIVLILVSVVLFVGTLAAFATGHPDVGLTVGALSAAGFLIGAMWLALEHLRVRRIEDRWYSDHPGVLKQRPSS
- a CDS encoding Rho termination factor, with product MPNPSIKDEKLYEELREEGNSKEKAARISNAAAAKGRSSVGRSGGESGSYDDWTVDHLRSRAKELGIKGYSDKNKRELIGMLRHH
- a CDS encoding anti-sigma factor gives rise to the protein MPARADALAVVRAMTGTLASYEELDRETAADLALAVDEACTVLIGMAAADAPLVLVEDPRAREVNVRVSTICEGAEPEGVEPGSAGFTLSGFSRRVLEALTDKVRTFADDIDSEETGSRSPAFGISLTIRRRWAPARV
- a CDS encoding DUF6131 family protein codes for the protein MILLGAILLILGLVLDVYLLWVVGVILLVIGAVFWLLGAIGRPVAGRRSWY
- a CDS encoding STAS domain-containing protein — protein: MQTISVARSTSPPLGDHTHAQFGTRWLWPATEVISVRGELDASNAAELTECSLRNTRPSGQLVLDMRAVEFFGACCFACLHTLNVQCAGANIDWVLIPSPAVSRVLRICDPERALPTSTGLPSALAKLRNQPRQLQLVDLDRGRR